The Bacillus carboniphilus genome contains a region encoding:
- a CDS encoding LapA family protein yields MKIQRTLLLAFIFALIVAIFAVVNVDAVEVNYVFGTAEWPLILVILGSVLMGGLIVGAVGIVRVFNLQRVVKQKEKEIMNLNAKIEELEKDRPVSLEEPIKEESAET; encoded by the coding sequence ATGAAAATTCAAAGAACATTACTTCTTGCTTTTATATTTGCCCTCATTGTTGCTATTTTTGCAGTTGTGAACGTAGATGCAGTTGAAGTGAATTATGTGTTCGGTACAGCAGAATGGCCATTAATATTAGTCATACTAGGCAGTGTTTTAATGGGTGGATTGATTGTAGGGGCGGTCGGAATTGTAAGAGTATTTAACTTACAACGAGTAGTCAAACAAAAGGAAAAAGAGATTATGAACTTAAACGCTAAAATTGAAGAATTAGAAAAAGACAGACCTGTTTCCTTAGAAGAACCTATAAAAGAAGAATCTGCTGAAACTTGA
- a CDS encoding AAA family ATPase: MQLEDMHPSLGKVIENIEKVMVGKRDVSVLSLVALLTNSHVLLEDVPGVGKTMMVRTLAKSVGIDFKRIQFTPDLLPSDVTGVSIYNPKTLQFEFRPGPIMGNVVLADEINRTSPKTQSALLEGMEEGSVTVEGEAVSLNKPFFVMATQNPVDFEGTYPLPEAQLDRFLFKLRMGYPSFNDEMEVLSKAQANKPIEEVEPVMLKEELLHLQQEIHQVYVDDSIKEYIVDMVNRTRKHPSVYLGASPRGAIALMKAAQAYAFLFNRDYVIPDDIQYLAPFALAHRIILKSEARFEGKSSEMLVKELIQKCPVPVQRTLNKI; this comes from the coding sequence ATGCAATTAGAAGATATGCATCCATCTTTAGGGAAAGTGATTGAAAATATAGAGAAGGTGATGGTTGGTAAACGCGATGTATCTGTTTTAAGTTTAGTAGCTCTATTAACGAATAGTCATGTTTTACTAGAAGATGTTCCAGGTGTAGGGAAAACGATGATGGTCCGTACTTTAGCAAAATCGGTAGGGATTGATTTTAAGAGAATTCAATTTACTCCTGATTTACTTCCTTCAGATGTAACAGGTGTTTCTATTTATAATCCAAAAACATTACAATTTGAGTTTAGGCCAGGACCTATCATGGGGAATGTTGTATTAGCGGATGAAATAAATCGGACATCGCCAAAAACGCAATCCGCTTTATTAGAGGGAATGGAAGAAGGAAGCGTGACTGTTGAAGGGGAGGCTGTTAGCTTAAACAAACCATTCTTTGTAATGGCGACTCAAAACCCTGTTGATTTTGAAGGGACTTATCCTCTTCCAGAGGCACAGTTGGACCGCTTTTTATTCAAATTGAGAATGGGTTATCCATCTTTTAACGACGAAATGGAAGTCTTATCAAAAGCCCAGGCTAACAAACCGATTGAAGAAGTAGAGCCTGTCATGTTAAAGGAAGAGTTATTACATTTACAGCAAGAAATCCACCAAGTATATGTTGATGATTCGATAAAGGAATACATCGTTGATATGGTCAATCGTACGAGAAAACATCCAAGCGTCTATTTAGGAGCAAGCCCTAGGGGTGCCATTGCTTTAATGAAAGCAGCGCAGGCCTATGCATTCTTATTTAATCGAGATTATGTGATTCCGGATGATATCCAATATTTAGCACCTTTCGCTTTGGCTCATCGAATCATTTTAAAATCTGAAGCGCGCTTTGAAGGCAAATCCTCAGAAATGCTTGTAAAGGAACTCATTCAGAAATGTCCTGTTCCTGTACAAAGGACGTTAAATAAAATATGA
- a CDS encoding DsbA family protein codes for MKKKQVIILPIIALLIMGSLFLVNKANSSNEKDNEVTEQSSENNFIDIENQPILGEEDATVTIVEFGDFKCPDCGVFINDIFPQLKEDYIDTGKVNFVSMHFPFVHEDSTRAAIFTEGVFRELGNDAFWEINEQLYQVHQEIYTEDDRSNVRADIYTEEFLMSMANDLFGDDASELDNILSDAELKEEVNRDFQIGESLEVSKVPTLFVNEKIIVEKIDYESLKETIENELNK; via the coding sequence ATGAAGAAGAAACAAGTAATTATTCTACCGATTATTGCATTATTAATTATGGGTTCATTATTTTTAGTCAATAAAGCAAACTCTTCTAATGAAAAGGATAATGAGGTTACTGAACAAAGCTCAGAAAATAATTTTATTGATATAGAAAATCAACCTATATTAGGGGAAGAAGATGCGACTGTTACGATTGTGGAATTCGGGGACTTTAAGTGTCCTGATTGTGGTGTGTTCATAAATGACATTTTCCCACAATTAAAAGAGGATTATATAGATACAGGAAAAGTAAACTTTGTTTCCATGCACTTTCCGTTTGTTCATGAAGATTCTACAAGAGCAGCTATTTTTACTGAAGGTGTGTTTCGTGAGTTAGGAAATGATGCGTTTTGGGAGATCAATGAGCAACTATATCAAGTTCATCAAGAAATATATACTGAAGATGATCGTTCAAATGTGCGTGCAGATATTTATACAGAAGAATTTTTAATGTCAATGGCAAACGACTTATTTGGAGATGATGCTAGTGAACTAGATAACATTCTAAGTGATGCGGAGCTAAAAGAAGAAGTCAACCGTGATTTTCAAATAGGGGAATCTTTGGAGGTGAGTAAAGTCCCAACTTTGTTTGTCAATGAAAAAATAATAGTAGAAAAGATTGACTACGAGAGCCTTAAAGAAACGATTGAAAATGAACTAAACAAATAA
- a CDS encoding RNA-guided endonuclease TnpB family protein: MTKLNKAYKFRIYPTREQASLIRRTFGCVRFVYNKMLDDRKKTYEKYKDDKETLKMQKFPTPAQYKKEFEWLKEVDSLALANAQINLQKAYQNFFAKKADFPTFKSRKSRQSYSTNVVNGNIELIDGLIKLPKLKWIKIKQHRPIPDGHKIKACTISMTKTGKFFVSILTEYEKKIVEQPAHLLIGLDFVMNGLFVDSETGKKANYPRFYRQMVEKLAKESRILARRTKGSSRWHQQRLKVAKIHDKIANQRKDFLHKQSYRLANQYDCVIIEDLDMKGMSQALKFGKSVADNAWGRFTSYLEYKLKEQGKKLIKIDKWFPSSKTCSNCGQIKEELPLSDRVFDCHCGFSSDRDWNASINIKNEGIRKLT; encoded by the coding sequence GTGACAAAGCTAAACAAGGCGTATAAATTCCGTATCTATCCTACACGTGAACAAGCTTCTCTTATTCGCAGAACCTTTGGTTGTGTGCGTTTTGTGTACAACAAAATGTTAGATGACCGTAAGAAAACCTATGAGAAATATAAGGATGATAAGGAAACCTTGAAAATGCAAAAGTTCCCGACACCTGCCCAGTACAAAAAAGAATTCGAATGGTTGAAGGAAGTTGATTCACTCGCTTTAGCGAATGCACAAATCAATCTTCAAAAAGCGTATCAAAACTTCTTTGCTAAAAAGGCTGACTTTCCTACCTTCAAAAGTCGTAAATCGAGACAATCCTATTCAACAAACGTTGTAAATGGAAATATTGAACTTATAGATGGATTGATCAAACTACCAAAACTGAAATGGATAAAAATCAAACAGCATCGCCCAATACCTGATGGACATAAGATAAAAGCGTGTACGATCTCCATGACCAAAACAGGGAAGTTTTTTGTGTCCATCTTGACTGAATATGAAAAGAAAATTGTAGAACAACCAGCTCATTTATTGATTGGTCTAGACTTTGTGATGAATGGCTTATTTGTCGATAGTGAAACAGGTAAGAAAGCCAATTACCCTCGTTTTTATCGTCAAATGGTAGAGAAGCTAGCCAAAGAAAGCCGCATATTAGCTAGACGAACAAAAGGCTCTTCTCGTTGGCATCAACAGCGCTTAAAAGTAGCGAAAATTCATGATAAAATCGCCAACCAAAGAAAAGACTTTCTTCATAAACAGTCTTATAGACTCGCAAATCAATACGATTGCGTCATTATTGAAGACCTCGATATGAAAGGGATGTCTCAAGCATTGAAGTTTGGTAAAAGTGTAGCTGATAATGCCTGGGGGAGGTTCACATCCTATTTAGAGTACAAGTTAAAAGAACAAGGAAAGAAACTAATCAAGATTGATAAATGGTTTCCTTCTTCAAAAACGTGCTCAAATTGCGGTCAAATCAAGGAAGAATTGCCGCTTTCTGACCGAGTTTTCGATTGTCATTGTGGATTCTCGTCCGATCGAGATTGGAATGCCTCTATCAATATCAAAAACGAGGGTATTCGAAAGCTTACATAA